The Lacticaseibacillus rhamnosus DNA window ACAACGCCGAAATAAGCACATAAATCAAGCTTAAAATCGCATTGATCTTCACAATAAAGATAACCACTACAATCACACCAATAATTTCTTGAACCATATCCATAAGCGCAACAAAATAATTTTGCTCAATTTGCTTGCCGACGTTGGTGACTTGATTGATTGTGTCTGAAACCTCGGTTACCTTGGTGCCAGCTTCAGCCATTGACGTGGTAAAGTAGACGGTTTTCAGTGCCTGATTCAATATCCTAACAACGCGTTGTTTGATACGCAAATAAAGATACAGCGAAACATAAGTCACAAAATAGGCCCCTGTTGCCATTAACACGTAACGGCCAACAGTCCCCATATTATGGAAATCGATTTTAACCAACTGGCCGAACACCCAGCCGTTTAATATTGGCTCAAACGTACTCACAATGCCAACGATCACCAGCACTACCATCAATGGAAACGGTAATTGTTTGATAACCCAACGCACACCAATCCGTTGTGCGTGATGATCCGCCATTCAGTTCACATCCTTGTCCTTTAGTAACTTCAATCGGCAACTCGCAACTTTTAATCGTGTTGCTTAAATGCGAAACGGCAGGGTCAAGGTACTTTTGGCCAAATCCAGCTGATAATGGGTGACTTTTGTTGGCCGAATCGTTTGCGCCATATCAGCACCATGAATAATCAGTGCCAGTTGCCGCCCAGCCGGTAAGTGATAATGCGTTGGCTGCAAATCGAGACTCACATGGAAAAACTGTCCGGGGGTGATGGTTTGAACTTCATACGCATTCTTTGGGTTTTGCAAATTAATATGACCCAGCGTGATCAATTTGCTTGGCGTTTCCTTATTGGCCGGTTTAAATTCAACAATATCCGTGGTCTTAAAATCAAATCCCAGCTGCAAGCCACTTGCCCCCACCGTTGCGGCATTTTCCTCAAAACGCTTGGCCTTGCCTAAATCAACCAGCCGCACACTGAGAATGCCGGTTGGCGCATCAACGGCTAGCGTTAACTCAAGATGCGGAATGCCTTCTAAGACCCGATCATGCTCTAGGACCGGCTGAGTCAACCACAGACGACTGTTAACATAGGCGCTATTAGGCGTAATAATTGCTTTTTCAAAACTTGCACTCGTATCGTGTTGGGCCGTGAATGTTGCTGTCGCATGATCCGAAAATTGATCGGTTGCGCTTTCAAAATCAGTTTTCAAATTAGCCGTGGTTGTCACATGCTCTGCAGCTGGGTTCGCAAAGTCCGAATAAGCTGACCATGTCTGCGGTGTCACGTTATCCTGAACCAACACATTCGGCAAAACCTGCTCTGCCTGATTGGCAACTCCTAACAATTCGTGAGTCAGCCAAAGATTCATCATGTCCAGAAAGTCCAAGGAACGAACATTGTGCACGTAGACATGCTGACCTTGATGCAGGATCAACTTCTTTTGAATCGGTAAATCCGCAATTGCCTGCCAGAACCGAATGGCGTTCTTTGGTTTAACATTCCAATCATTTAGCCCGTGAATCAGGACCACATCCGCCTTGACATTAGCCGCGTTTTTTCGGTAATTCCGCGCGTCCCACCAAGCAGTATAAGCGCCCGTTGTCCGATCCTGATCCCGAGTCATTTGCGCCAGATGCTGCTCCCAGGCCTTTTTAAGGCGAATCATATCGCCACCGGATTTTTGCCGTGAAAAAGTATCAACCGCCAATACGTCGGCATCTTCACCTTGATAGCCACCCGGTGCCACAACGAGACCATTTTCGCGATAGTAATCATACCAACTCGAAATCCCGGCATCAGCAACAATTGTTTTCAAACCTTCAACGCCGGTGGTTGCCGCTGCAATGGCCAGTGTCGCCAGATAAGACTTACCGGTCATAGCCACTTTGCCACTCGACCACCACGCCTTAATTGCAACGCCATCCGTGCGATTGGTAAAAGCCCGGCGTTTACCCGTCAGCCATTCAATCACGGCAACTGCCCCATCTGTTTCTTCCGGTCCGCCAATTGTGCGAAAGCCATCCGAATAACGCGTCCCGACACCAGCTGAATAAACAACCGCAAATCCTCGCGCCAGAAAATAATCATTGAAGGCATATGGACTATTTTCCTCAGCGTATGCCGCTGCCTGTTTCGTCTCACCTGTCACCGGTCGCGCTGGCAGTTTTGGTTTGGAAGCCGGCGCTGCGGTGACTTCCGCTTTCGAAGCGCCATGTGGTTTAACCGCCAAGACCGTTTCCGGAACATGCGTCGCCGCGGTGACATCGTTGGTTCCATGAAAGTAAGGGTTAGCGGTAAAAAGCACCGGAACTTTCAGCCCGCGATCGGTGGCTTTGGGGCGATAAATCGTTGCCTCAAGCAGATCACGTTGGCCGTCGTGGTCAGAATCTACATCTGATTCGATCCAGACAACCTCCCGAACAGCTTGACGCGCATCAAACACCTGTTGCACCTTGCCATTAAAGAGCAAATGAGCCGGTTGCGAACTTTGAGCCTGAAAATCCTTAAAAAAACCGCGATTGGCTAAATCATCCAGAAAGCTAACCAAGTGCTTGGTGCGCGTGGTCAGTAACAGGTAGCTGGCCTGAAGCAAATCAGCAGTATGTAGCAAATCATGCGCAACACTCGGTAGTTTTGTTACAGTCATAAATGAAATCGGATCGCTTAAATCAAAGTCCGAAAACGCCTCAAAGCCCAAGAGCTGTAGCGCAACATTGTAAAAGTCTGCCCGCTTCATGTGAGTGGGCTTTGTCGCCAACCACTCAGCAAGATTTTGGTGTGAATTAACCGCAACTTGAGCAAACTTATCCTGTTGCGCCGCGGGTTGATATGCCTCAGGGAAAAAGGCTGCGTACATCGCAGCTGCAGTATCCGCAAAGGGTGCTTGCGGATCGGCGGGTAACCCAATGCGTGCGAGTTCCTTTAATTGTTGATCAATATCAGGCGTTAACCGAGCAAACTGGTTTAATTTCATGTGAAAACCTTCCTCGTATATTTAAATTACTGACAAGTTCTTTATGAGAGTGAGCGCGAGCCAGCGCGTTCAGGGGCCGGAGTGTAAGTTGCCTTGGGCGTGATGGCCGGGCTTTGGCCAGTGTGCGACCAAGGTCCTTACACCCAGGCTCCTGCGCTGGGGAGCGCGTTATGGTGAGCGCGACTCAGCACGTGTATGAACTTGACAAAGCACCAAGTTATAACAGCGTAAGATGAGAGAAATGTGATAAACACAGTGTAGCCATCTCATTTAGTGTTTTCAACTCTAAAAATATTTTAAATTAAATGCAAAAGAAGGCTTCAGACGTGTTTTTCTGTCTGAAGCCTTCTCAATATTGTTAAATGCTTGACTGTTTTAGCTAGCCAGCAGTTCGGGTGTCAACAACAGCTTTTGGGTGGCTGAAATTAATATAATTCCAGGTATTGTTGCCGTTCCCATTCAGAAACCTGCTGACGATAAGCAGACCATTCGAGGTTCTTTGAATCCATAAAGCTTTGATACAAATGTTTACCCAGGGCAGCCTTGACCACGTCATCGGCCGCCAATGCTTTCAAGGCATTGTGCAGCGTTGATGGCAGGTCTTGAATATGGTTCGCTTTACGTTCGTCATCTTGCATCCGATAAATGTTACGGTCTACCGCTTCTTCCGGCTTCAACTGGTTCTTAACCCCGTCAAGACCAGCTTGAAGAATGGCAGCGATCGCTAAGTATGGATTGGCAGTCGGATCAACCGAGCGCAATTCCAACCGGGTTGATAAGCCACGTGATTGCGGTACCCGAATGAGAGGTGACCGGTTCTTGCCAGACCAGGCAACATAAACCGGTGCTTCAAACCCAGGGACTAACCGCTTGTAGGAGTTAACCGTTGGATTATTGATAGCAGTTAACGCATAGGCATGCCGCAACACACCGGCAAGAAAATGCATCGCCGTCTCACTCAATTGATCGCCTGTATCCGGGTCAAAGAATGCATTGCCTTTGTCGTGGAAAAGACTCATGTTGATATGCATCCCGCTACCGTTGATACCATGAAGCGGTTTTGGCATGAAGGTTGCATACAAACCGTGTTTGCGGGCAATCGTTTTAACGACCAGTTTGAAGGTCTGAATATTATCAGCTGCTTCAAGTGCATCGGCATACTTGAAATCAATTTCATGCTGACCAGGCGCAACTTCGTGATGAGATGCTTCGACTTCAAAGCCCATCTTTTCCAATTCAAGGACAATATCACGCCGGCAATTTTCACCCATATCTAACGGGGCAAAATCAAAGTATGAACCACGATCATTCAAGTGCGTTGTCGGATTGCCGTCTTCATCTAATTTAAACAAGAAGAATTCTGGTTCAGGGCCAATATTAAAGGCTGTGAACCCGGCATCTTTCATTTCATTAACGACCCGAATCAAGTTATTCCGCGGATCGCCGCCAAAAGGTGTGCCATCCGGACGGTGTACAGAGCAGATCAGGCGAGCAATCTTACCGTGATCATTCTCCCAAGGGAACAACAGCCAGGTGTTAAGATCCGGGTAAAGCAGCATATCGCTTTCTTCGATTCGAACAAAACCGTCGATCGAGGAACCATCAAAGGTGATCTTGTTATTGAGCACCTTTTCCAATTGTGAAATCGGCACCTCGACGTTCTTAATGATCCCGTTAATGTCGGTAAACATCAGGCGTAAGAACAAAACATTTTCGTCCTTAACTGTCTGGCGGATCTCATCAGCGGTAATTGCTTTTCTTGCCATATACGTGAACTCCTATCTTTAGTGTGATTGTCGGAAGCCAATGACGGGTCCTGGATCCGGGCTTTGATTCAGTCGGCTTTGATTCAGCAGTTCGTCCCGCAACACTTTCCGAACTTCTGCATCACTATCTTCACGGTGACGCGGATGTTTTAGCCGCTTGACATCAGCCAACGTAAAACCGTCAGCCATTTGACTGCGAATCTCAAGTAATTCGTCAACATCATTTAGCGAGTATGTTCGGTGATTACCGGCGTTGCGTTGTGGTTTGACCAACCCTTGAGTTTCATAATAACGAATCTGACGGGCGGTCAAATCAGTCAACAACATAACTGTACCAATCGGCAAGACCGATCGCGTTCTCAGATCAGCGATCTCAGCCATAGGCATCCTCCTTTACAACGATGTCAGCTTATCAAACCACTTAACACCTGTCAAC harbors:
- a CDS encoding MerR family transcriptional regulator — protein: MAEIADLRTRSVLPIGTVMLLTDLTARQIRYYETQGLVKPQRNAGNHRTYSLNDVDELLEIRSQMADGFTLADVKRLKHPRHREDSDAEVRKVLRDELLNQSRLNQSPDPGPVIGFRQSH
- a CDS encoding Xaa-Pro dipeptidyl-peptidase — protein: MKLNQFARLTPDIDQQLKELARIGLPADPQAPFADTAAAMYAAFFPEAYQPAAQQDKFAQVAVNSHQNLAEWLATKPTHMKRADFYNVALQLLGFEAFSDFDLSDPISFMTVTKLPSVAHDLLHTADLLQASYLLLTTRTKHLVSFLDDLANRGFFKDFQAQSSQPAHLLFNGKVQQVFDARQAVREVVWIESDVDSDHDGQRDLLEATIYRPKATDRGLKVPVLFTANPYFHGTNDVTAATHVPETVLAVKPHGASKAEVTAAPASKPKLPARPVTGETKQAAAYAEENSPYAFNDYFLARGFAVVYSAGVGTRYSDGFRTIGGPEETDGAVAVIEWLTGKRRAFTNRTDGVAIKAWWSSGKVAMTGKSYLATLAIAAATTGVEGLKTIVADAGISSWYDYYRENGLVVAPGGYQGEDADVLAVDTFSRQKSGGDMIRLKKAWEQHLAQMTRDQDRTTGAYTAWWDARNYRKNAANVKADVVLIHGLNDWNVKPKNAIRFWQAIADLPIQKKLILHQGQHVYVHNVRSLDFLDMMNLWLTHELLGVANQAEQVLPNVLVQDNVTPQTWSAYSDFANPAAEHVTTTANLKTDFESATDQFSDHATATFTAQHDTSASFEKAIITPNSAYVNSRLWLTQPVLEHDRVLEGIPHLELTLAVDAPTGILSVRLVDLGKAKRFEENAATVGASGLQLGFDFKTTDIVEFKPANKETPSKLITLGHINLQNPKNAYEVQTITPGQFFHVSLDLQPTHYHLPAGRQLALIIHGADMAQTIRPTKVTHYQLDLAKSTLTLPFRI
- the glnA gene encoding type I glutamate--ammonia ligase, translated to MARKAITADEIRQTVKDENVLFLRLMFTDINGIIKNVEVPISQLEKVLNNKITFDGSSIDGFVRIEESDMLLYPDLNTWLLFPWENDHGKIARLICSVHRPDGTPFGGDPRNNLIRVVNEMKDAGFTAFNIGPEPEFFLFKLDEDGNPTTHLNDRGSYFDFAPLDMGENCRRDIVLELEKMGFEVEASHHEVAPGQHEIDFKYADALEAADNIQTFKLVVKTIARKHGLYATFMPKPLHGINGSGMHINMSLFHDKGNAFFDPDTGDQLSETAMHFLAGVLRHAYALTAINNPTVNSYKRLVPGFEAPVYVAWSGKNRSPLIRVPQSRGLSTRLELRSVDPTANPYLAIAAILQAGLDGVKNQLKPEEAVDRNIYRMQDDERKANHIQDLPSTLHNALKALAADDVVKAALGKHLYQSFMDSKNLEWSAYRQQVSEWERQQYLELY